The Vibrio aphrogenes genomic interval TATGCTTGCTCGTATTGTCCGTTAACAACCGTCGCTTTGACATTGAAGTCACGATCAAACACGGTTAAGTTTGCCACTAATCCTGGTTTGACCTGGCCGAGCTTATGGTCCACACCGATTGCACGAGCGGGATAAAGCGTTGCCATTCTGAGAGCTTCGTCTAAAGCGATTCCTACATGTTCAACTGTGTTTTGCACAGCTTCAATCATGGTTAAAGCTGAACCACCTAATGTGCCATTTTCATCAACACATTTTCCATTGCGGTAATATACTTTCTTACCAACAAAAATAAAGTGATCCATGTCCGCACCTGCTGGAGCTGTGGCATCCGTCACTAATACGAGCTTATCACCTTTAATCTTATGTGCGATACGGATATTAGCATAATCAACATGAAATCCATCGGCAATAATGCCGGCATACACTTCAGGCGTATCATAAATAGCCCCAACTACACCGGGTTCACGACCTACCATCGGTGTCATTGCATTGAATAAGTGCGTAGCAAAGGTTATACCATTTGCAAATCCAGCACGAGCTTCCGAGTAAGTCGCATTAGTATGGCCGATTGATACGATGATCCCAGCTTCACGTAAGCGTCGAATATGCTCTGGTGAATTTTGTTCTGGGGCTAAAGTCACTTTAGCGACCACATCATGATTATCACAAATAGTCTGGATCATGTCGTCATCAGACTTACGAATGAAGTCAGGGCGATGAATACCTTTTTTCAACACATTGAGATAAGGGCCTTCTAAATGTAGCCCTAGTGATTGATTTTGGTAACGCTGTTGATATTCACGTGCTGCGCTAAGTGCTTGTTGCATATCTTCATTGGAAGACGTAATTAAGGTTGGCAAGAAGCTAGTACAAC includes:
- the nagA gene encoding N-acetylglucosamine-6-phosphate deacetylase, whose protein sequence is MYALINAKIYTGHDVLTGQAVVIENGMIQSILQQDELPNDIETIDLKGANLSPGFIDLQLNGCGGVMLNDDITADAMQIMHNANLKSGCTSFLPTLITSSNEDMQQALSAAREYQQRYQNQSLGLHLEGPYLNVLKKGIHRPDFIRKSDDDMIQTICDNHDVVAKVTLAPEQNSPEHIRRLREAGIIVSIGHTNATYSEARAGFANGITFATHLFNAMTPMVGREPGVVGAIYDTPEVYAGIIADGFHVDYANIRIAHKIKGDKLVLVTDATAPAGADMDHFIFVGKKVYYRNGKCVDENGTLGGSALTMIEAVQNTVEHVGIALDEALRMATLYPARAIGVDHKLGQVKPGLVANLTVFDRDFNVKATVVNGQYEQA